A stretch of the Papaver somniferum cultivar HN1 chromosome 6, ASM357369v1, whole genome shotgun sequence genome encodes the following:
- the LOC113286631 gene encoding L-type lectin-domain containing receptor kinase IX.1-like: protein MSLYTNFQNSFMVLFFFLLPIFMNSISFNMTRFEPQATNIILEGDAATVIGTIELINKDRYNCRVGRATCFEQVPLWDSATGKLTHFATHFTFSVENTTSEYGAGFAFFIAPVGYPIPPNSAGGFLGLFNTTTTDKTSLNQIITVEFDSFANPEWDPDFTHVGINNNSIKSAVFVPWNATLHSEEVGNAWISYNANTKNLSVYWTYDKNPVYQGESLLSYQVDLKQILPERVTIGFSAATGMFTGRHILLSWDFNSTLEGKEKTVRNEKEVPNVKLIVGLSVSGTVLAGCVLGLLVVWLMRSKRRRARKHKEEVNFTSDFERGAGPRRFLLRELVSATNNFSEERKLGEGGFGGVYRGFINEMDLAIAVKKISGGSRQGQKQYITEVRIISRLRHRNLVQLIGWCHESGEFVLVYELMPNGSLDALMFGLRTPLMWAVRYKIALGLASALLYLHEEGEQCVVHRDIKSSNIMLDSYFNAKLGDFGLARLMDNELGLQSTGLAGTLGYLAPEYISTGKASKESDVFSFGVVALEIACGRKSMDYIEEVADVGLVEWVWDLYGRDAVLAAIDHKLNLEFDAKQAECLMVVGLWCAHPDRSFRPSIRQAIQVLNMEASIPTLPTKMPVPSYHVPELELILSERNSTLLQALT, encoded by the coding sequence ATGTCATTATACACAAACTTCCAAAACTCTTTCAtggttttattcttctttcttcttcctatTTTTATGAACTCAATCTCCTTTAACATGACTCGGTTTGAACCCCAGGCCACTAACATCATACTGGAAGGTGATGCCGCGACTGTCATAGGTACCATTGAATTGATCAACAAAGACAGATACAATTGCCGTGTTGGTCGAGCTACTTGTTTCGAACAGGTACCCTTGTGGGACTCGGCCACTGGAAAACTCACACACTTCGCCACTCATTTCACTTTTTCGGTTGAAAACACAACATCAGAATATGGTGCTGGATTTGCCTTCTTTATTGCTCCTGTTGGTTATCCAATCCCTCCGAATTCAGCTGGTGGATTTCTCGGTCTTTTTAATACAACAACTACTGATAAAACATCTCTCAATCAGATAATTACTGTTGAATTTGATTCATTTGCAAATCCTGAATGGGATCCAGATTTTACACATGTGGGGATTAATAATAATTCAATCAAGTCTGCTGTTTTTGTTCCGTGGAATGCTACCTTACACAGTGAGGAAGTTGGTAACGCTTGGATCTCATATAATGCGAATACTAAGAATCTCAGCGTGTACTGGACATATGATAAGAATCCTGTGTATCAAGGAGAATCTCTTCTTTCATACCAAGTTGATTTGAAGCAGATTTTACCAGAAAGGGTTACCATAGGATTCTCCGCTGCTACTGGAATGTTTACTGGACGGCATATTCTTTTGTCATGGGATTTCAATTCAACGCTGGAAGGTAAGGAAAAAACGGTACGAAATGAAAAAGAAGTACCAAATGTCAAATTGATAGTTGGATTGTCTGTGTCCGGAACTGTTTTAGCAGGATGTGTTCTTGGTTTACTTGTGGTATGGCTGATGAGGTCGAAAAGGCGAAGAGCAAGAAAGCACAAAGAGGAAGTTAACTTTACATCTGATTTTGAAAGAGGAGCTGGTCCGAGGAGGTTCTTGCTTAGAGAACTAGTTTCTGCTACAAACAACTTTTCAGAGGAAAGAAAATTAGGAGAAGGTGGATTTGGAGGCGTCTACAGGGGATTTATAAATGAAATGGATTTGGCAATTGCTGTGAAGAAGATATCTGGTGGATCTAGACAGGGTCAGAAACAGTACATAACTGAGGTCAGGATCATCAGTCGACTGAGACACCGGAATTTGGTGCAGCTCATTGGTTGGTGTCATGAGAGCGGTGAATTTGTACTAGTTTACGAATTGATGCCTAATGGTAGTCTAGATGCTCTTATGTTCGGCCTAAGAACCCCTCTTATGTGGGCTGTCAGATACAAAATAGCACTTGGGTTGGCCTCAGCACTGCTCTACCTTCATGAAGAAGGAGAGCAATGCGTAGTCCATCGCGATATCAAATCAAGCAACATAATGCTGGATTCATATTTCAATGCAAAGCTTGGTGATTTTGGTCTAGCTCGCCTTATGGATAATGAACTAGGTCTCCAATCAACAGGGCTAGCTGGGACATTAGGCTATTTAGCACCAGAATACATAAGCACGGGCAAGGCTAGTAAAGAATCTGACGTCTTTAGCTTTGGGGTAGTGGCTTTAGAAATCGCTTGTGGGAGAAAATCAATGGATTATATAGAAGAGGTTGCTGATGTTGGGTTAGTAGAGTGGGTTTGGGATTTATATGGGAGAGATGCGGTCTTGGCTGCGATCGACCATAAACTGAACCTGGAGTTTGATGCAAAACAAGCCGAATGTTTGATGGTTGTTGGATTATGGTGTGCACATCCAGATCGAAGTTTCAGACCTTCAATTAGACAAGCAATTCAGGTACTTAACATGGAAGCAAGTATTCCAACTCTCCCTACAAAAATGCCGGTTCCCTCATATCATGTACCAGAACTGGAGCTTATTTTAAGTGAGCGAAATTCTACACTGCTGCAAGCATTGACATAG